A section of the Oncorhynchus tshawytscha isolate Ot180627B linkage group LG09, Otsh_v2.0, whole genome shotgun sequence genome encodes:
- the LOC112258131 gene encoding RNA-binding protein 27-like isoform X1 — protein sequence MIIENVEALKSWLAKLLEPICDADPSALANYVVALVKKDKTEKELKALCADQLDVFLQKETTGFVDKLFECLTTKNYLGNPLAKEVPKEDTKLPVLKQEAVEVENVEEDRGDNRRRRSPLRNRSDFNESRGRDDRRRDDRKRRDMDRHGKSTDSHRDRHDRRGGNSRGRSYSRSRSRSRSGSRDMSRDKEHSRGRDYRSKFEVERKEPESFNSTSGSLGTQQQQQHQHPPPLLPTPQQHPFPSSAGQAVPSSVTVVAPAHLPDSTTESWSNYYSNHREGKLFNKSTSVKHRCRDYDEKGFCVRGDLCPFDHGNDPLIVDDVTLPAMIPFPPPGMPPPARMAMPPMTEPPPAIRMPMPPHGQPPPPGIFPMPPPGPPLIPASGIDTPNNSGASSASSLGLPGVGPPPPLPPPPPSPSVSLHPQYSQSEYNYDPEAYNPESPGITAASRPQYRQFIPRIQTQRPNLIGLTSGDGQGSRGITSNIVIQTEPAVASVPSSVSRYSSTEQESRKRPLGPTEGQLPKKLWMDKSNYQANNQLNFPNNKPQHGGFPKKNHYVNTKLEVRKIPRDLNNITKLNEHFSKFGTIVNIQVVFGGDPEAALIQYTANEEARRAISSIEAVLNNRFIRVYWHREANTQQQGQSMGQGQGDGLSQSSAMGQQQPNVHKQVIKQHSPGAYVLNNKTVPKHCHSVGAVAGGKLDSLHPSTDTATALLASSGVLQKGPYMSTVLKATSKSLGKTAKALEELEVLKKKQETLKLQQDMRKKKQEMLEKQIECQKALINRLEKNRATLKPEERANLMKTLKDLTDKISQLQNEMNPASHSTAQSKTKIDKQKELLDAELDFHKKMSSGEDTTDLKQKLGQLQVEATWLGLIPTGRGKVDDPVGVRGRGRGRGRGRGRGHRGGGRGGGNHMVVDHRPRAIAIMGVTQEEKEELLPHFVKFGEIQELHDQDATSVVITFKTRSEAENAANQGAKFKGRVLQISWHKPKTPSMSTEPEEESLKDEANKEEVSPYLLMEEDDDEDDEYESRSWRR from the exons AAACCACTGGATTTGTTGATAAGCTCTTTGAATGTTTGACCACCAAAAACTACTTGGGTAATCCACTTGCTAAGGAAGTTCCCAAAGAGGACACCAAACTCCCTGTACTAAAACAGGAGGCTGTGGAG GTTGAAAATGTAGAAGAGGATAGGGGGGATAACAGGAGGAGAAGAAGTCCACTGAGAAACCGCTCTGACTTCAACGAGTCAAG GGGCCGTGATGACCGCAGACGAGACGACCGCAAGCGGCGTGACATGGACCGTCACGGTAAAAGCACAGATTCCCACCGCGATAGACATGACCGGCGCGGAGGCAACTCTCGTGGGCGCAGCTACAGCCGCAGCAGGAGCCGCAGCCGAAGTGGGAGCCGAGACATGAGCAGGGACAAGGagcacagcagagggagag ATTACAGGTCAAAGTTTGAAGTGGAGAGGAAGGAGCCTGAGAGTTTCAACTCCACCTCTGGGTCCCTGGGTacccaacaacagcagcaacaccAGCATCCGCCACCTCTCCTGCCAACCCCCCAGCAGCACCCGTTCCCCTCCTCTGCTGGCCAAGCTGTCCCCAGCTCTGTTACCGTGGTAGCGCCCGCTCACCTGCCTGACAGCACCACGGAGAGCTGGTCTAATTACTACTCCAATCACAGGGAGGGCAAGTTGTTCAACAAGAGCACTTCAGTCAAGCACCGCTGTCGCGACTACGACG AGAAAGGTTTCTGTGTGCGTGGTGACCTCTGTCCCTTTGACCACGGCAATGATCCTCTGATTGTGGACGACGTCACGCTGCCCGCTATGATCCCGTTTCCCCCACCTGGAATGCCACCGCCGGCCCGGATGGCCATGCCACCCATGACCGAGCCGCCCCCTGCAATCAGGATGCCCATGCCCCCCCACGGCCAGCCGCCCCCACCGGGCATCTTCCCTATGCCTCCTCCTG GGCCCCCATTAATACCAGCAAGTGGGATAGATACTCCCAACAACTCAGGAGCGAGTTCTGCCTCCTCTCTGGGACTGCCTGGAGTGggacctccacctcctcttcctccaccacctccatctccttcagtctctctacACCCCCAATATTCTCAGTCAGAAT ATAATTATGACCCAGAGGCCTACAACCCAGAGTCTCCAGGCATCACTGCAGCCAGCCGGCCCCAGTACAGGCAGTTCATCCCCCGCATCCAGACCCAGAGACCCAACCTGATTGGCCTCACTTCTGGAGATGGCCAGGGATCCAGAGGTATCACAT CTAACATAGTGATCCAGACAGAGCCGGCAGTGGCCAGTGTTCCCAGCAGTGTGTCCCGCTACAGCAGCACCGAGCAGGAGAGCAGGAAGAGGCCCCTGGGGCCCACAGAGGGCCAGCTGCCCAAAAAACTCTGGATGGACaa GTCAAACTACCAGGCCAACAACCAACTCAACTTCCCCAACAACAAGCCCCAACACGGGGGCTTCCCCAAGAAGAATCACTATGTGAACACTAAGCTGGAAGTTCGCAAAATCCCCCGAGATCTCAACAACATCACCAAATTGAATGAACACTTCAGCAAGTTTGGTACCATCGTGAATATTCAG GTGGTGTTTGGTGGTGACCCAGAGGCAGCTCTGATCCAGTACACAGCCAATGAAGAGGCACGGCGGGCCATCTCCAGCATTGAGGCGGTGCTCAACAACCGCTTCATCCGTGTGTACTGGCACAGAGAGGCCAACACCCAGCAGCAGGGACAGAGcatgggtcagggtcagggggaCGGACTGAGCCAGAGCTCTGCCATGGGGCAACAGCAACCCAACGTCCACAAG CAGGTGATAAAGCAGCACAGTCCCGGGGCCTATGTGCTGAATAATAAGACGGTGCCCAAACATTGCCACAGTGTTGGGGCTGTGGCCGGGGGCAAACTGGACTCCCTGCACCCCAGCACGGACACTGCAACA GCACTCCTCGCCTCCTCTGGGGTCCTTCAGAAGGGACCCTACATGTCCACAGTCCTCAAGGCAACATCCAAGTCACTTGGTAAAACTGCCAAAGCACTTGAAGAACtggaggtcttgaaaaagaagcaG GAGACATTGAAGTTGCAACAGGACATGaggaaaaaaaaacaggagaTGCTTGAGAAACAGATTGAATGCCAGAAG GCTCTAATAAACAGACTTGAAAAGAACCGGGCCACATTGAAGCCAGAGGAGAGGGCCAACCTTATGAAGACTCTGAAGGATCTGACCGACAAGATCTCCCAGCTCCAGAACGAGATGAACCCAGCCTCCCACTCAACGGCCCAGTCCAAGACCAAGATAGAT AAACAAAAGGAGCTTCTGGATGCAGAGCTTGATTTCCACAAGAAGATGAGTTCTGGAGAGGACACGACAGACCTGAAGCAGAAACTGGGTCAGCTACAGGTTGAG GCCACGTGGTTGGGCTTGATACCGACCGGGCGGGGAAAGGTGGACGATCCAGTAGGCGTCAGGGGCAGGGGCCGAGGCCGAGGAAGGGGCAGGGGACGGggacacagaggaggaggaagaggagggggcaaTCACATGGTGGTGGACCACAGGCCCCGGGCCATCGCCATCATGGGAGTCAcacaggaagagaaggaggagctgCTGCCTCACTTTGTG AAATTTGGTGAGATACAGGAGCTTCATGATCAGGATGCCACCAGCGTTGTCATAACGTTCAAGACCCGGAGTGAAGCAGAGAAT GCTGCAAACCAAGGAGCAAAGTTCAAAGGTCGCGTTCTACAGATTTCATGGCACAAGCCGAAGACTCCATCCATGTCCACAGAACCTGAAGAGGAGTCGTTGAAGGACGAGGCCAATAAG GAGGAAGTCAGCCCCTACCTGCTTATGGAGGAAGACGACGACGAGGATGACGAGTACGAGAGTCGTTCATGGAGGCGATGA
- the LOC112258131 gene encoding RNA-binding protein 27-like isoform X2 has translation MIIENVEALKSWLAKLLEPICDADPSALANYVVALVKKDKTEKELKALCADQLDVFLQKETTGFVDKLFECLTTKNYLGNPLAKEVPKEDTKLPVLKQEAVEVENVEEDRGDNRRRRSPLRNRSDFNESRGRDDRRRDDRKRRDMDRHGKSTDSHRDRHDRRGGNSRGRSYSRSRSRSRSGSRDMSRDKEHSRGRDYRSKFEVERKEPESFNSTSGSLGTQQQQQHQHPPPLLPTPQQHPFPSSAGQAVPSSVTVVAPAHLPDSTTESWSNYYSNHREGKLFNKSTSVKHRCRDYDEKGFCVRGDLCPFDHGNDPLIVDDVTLPAMIPFPPPGMPPPARMAMPPMTEPPPAIRMPMPPHGQPPPPGIFPMPPPGPPLIPASGIDTPNNSGASSASSLGLPGVGPPPPLPPPPPSPSVSLHPQYSQSEYNYDPEAYNPESPGITAASRPQYRQFIPRIQTQRPNLIGLTSGDGQGSRGITSNIVIQTEPAVASVPSSVSRYSSTEQESRKRPLGPTEGQLPKKLWMDKSNYQANNQLNFPNNKPQHGGFPKKNHYVNTKLEVRKIPRDLNNITKLNEHFSKFGTIVNIQVVFGGDPEAALIQYTANEEARRAISSIEAVLNNRFIRVYWHREANTQQQGQSMGQGQGDGLSQSSAMGQQQPNVHKVIKQHSPGAYVLNNKTVPKHCHSVGAVAGGKLDSLHPSTDTATALLASSGVLQKGPYMSTVLKATSKSLGKTAKALEELEVLKKKQETLKLQQDMRKKKQEMLEKQIECQKALINRLEKNRATLKPEERANLMKTLKDLTDKISQLQNEMNPASHSTAQSKTKIDKQKELLDAELDFHKKMSSGEDTTDLKQKLGQLQVEATWLGLIPTGRGKVDDPVGVRGRGRGRGRGRGRGHRGGGRGGGNHMVVDHRPRAIAIMGVTQEEKEELLPHFVKFGEIQELHDQDATSVVITFKTRSEAENAANQGAKFKGRVLQISWHKPKTPSMSTEPEEESLKDEANKEEVSPYLLMEEDDDEDDEYESRSWRR, from the exons AAACCACTGGATTTGTTGATAAGCTCTTTGAATGTTTGACCACCAAAAACTACTTGGGTAATCCACTTGCTAAGGAAGTTCCCAAAGAGGACACCAAACTCCCTGTACTAAAACAGGAGGCTGTGGAG GTTGAAAATGTAGAAGAGGATAGGGGGGATAACAGGAGGAGAAGAAGTCCACTGAGAAACCGCTCTGACTTCAACGAGTCAAG GGGCCGTGATGACCGCAGACGAGACGACCGCAAGCGGCGTGACATGGACCGTCACGGTAAAAGCACAGATTCCCACCGCGATAGACATGACCGGCGCGGAGGCAACTCTCGTGGGCGCAGCTACAGCCGCAGCAGGAGCCGCAGCCGAAGTGGGAGCCGAGACATGAGCAGGGACAAGGagcacagcagagggagag ATTACAGGTCAAAGTTTGAAGTGGAGAGGAAGGAGCCTGAGAGTTTCAACTCCACCTCTGGGTCCCTGGGTacccaacaacagcagcaacaccAGCATCCGCCACCTCTCCTGCCAACCCCCCAGCAGCACCCGTTCCCCTCCTCTGCTGGCCAAGCTGTCCCCAGCTCTGTTACCGTGGTAGCGCCCGCTCACCTGCCTGACAGCACCACGGAGAGCTGGTCTAATTACTACTCCAATCACAGGGAGGGCAAGTTGTTCAACAAGAGCACTTCAGTCAAGCACCGCTGTCGCGACTACGACG AGAAAGGTTTCTGTGTGCGTGGTGACCTCTGTCCCTTTGACCACGGCAATGATCCTCTGATTGTGGACGACGTCACGCTGCCCGCTATGATCCCGTTTCCCCCACCTGGAATGCCACCGCCGGCCCGGATGGCCATGCCACCCATGACCGAGCCGCCCCCTGCAATCAGGATGCCCATGCCCCCCCACGGCCAGCCGCCCCCACCGGGCATCTTCCCTATGCCTCCTCCTG GGCCCCCATTAATACCAGCAAGTGGGATAGATACTCCCAACAACTCAGGAGCGAGTTCTGCCTCCTCTCTGGGACTGCCTGGAGTGggacctccacctcctcttcctccaccacctccatctccttcagtctctctacACCCCCAATATTCTCAGTCAGAAT ATAATTATGACCCAGAGGCCTACAACCCAGAGTCTCCAGGCATCACTGCAGCCAGCCGGCCCCAGTACAGGCAGTTCATCCCCCGCATCCAGACCCAGAGACCCAACCTGATTGGCCTCACTTCTGGAGATGGCCAGGGATCCAGAGGTATCACAT CTAACATAGTGATCCAGACAGAGCCGGCAGTGGCCAGTGTTCCCAGCAGTGTGTCCCGCTACAGCAGCACCGAGCAGGAGAGCAGGAAGAGGCCCCTGGGGCCCACAGAGGGCCAGCTGCCCAAAAAACTCTGGATGGACaa GTCAAACTACCAGGCCAACAACCAACTCAACTTCCCCAACAACAAGCCCCAACACGGGGGCTTCCCCAAGAAGAATCACTATGTGAACACTAAGCTGGAAGTTCGCAAAATCCCCCGAGATCTCAACAACATCACCAAATTGAATGAACACTTCAGCAAGTTTGGTACCATCGTGAATATTCAG GTGGTGTTTGGTGGTGACCCAGAGGCAGCTCTGATCCAGTACACAGCCAATGAAGAGGCACGGCGGGCCATCTCCAGCATTGAGGCGGTGCTCAACAACCGCTTCATCCGTGTGTACTGGCACAGAGAGGCCAACACCCAGCAGCAGGGACAGAGcatgggtcagggtcagggggaCGGACTGAGCCAGAGCTCTGCCATGGGGCAACAGCAACCCAACGTCCACAAG GTGATAAAGCAGCACAGTCCCGGGGCCTATGTGCTGAATAATAAGACGGTGCCCAAACATTGCCACAGTGTTGGGGCTGTGGCCGGGGGCAAACTGGACTCCCTGCACCCCAGCACGGACACTGCAACA GCACTCCTCGCCTCCTCTGGGGTCCTTCAGAAGGGACCCTACATGTCCACAGTCCTCAAGGCAACATCCAAGTCACTTGGTAAAACTGCCAAAGCACTTGAAGAACtggaggtcttgaaaaagaagcaG GAGACATTGAAGTTGCAACAGGACATGaggaaaaaaaaacaggagaTGCTTGAGAAACAGATTGAATGCCAGAAG GCTCTAATAAACAGACTTGAAAAGAACCGGGCCACATTGAAGCCAGAGGAGAGGGCCAACCTTATGAAGACTCTGAAGGATCTGACCGACAAGATCTCCCAGCTCCAGAACGAGATGAACCCAGCCTCCCACTCAACGGCCCAGTCCAAGACCAAGATAGAT AAACAAAAGGAGCTTCTGGATGCAGAGCTTGATTTCCACAAGAAGATGAGTTCTGGAGAGGACACGACAGACCTGAAGCAGAAACTGGGTCAGCTACAGGTTGAG GCCACGTGGTTGGGCTTGATACCGACCGGGCGGGGAAAGGTGGACGATCCAGTAGGCGTCAGGGGCAGGGGCCGAGGCCGAGGAAGGGGCAGGGGACGGggacacagaggaggaggaagaggagggggcaaTCACATGGTGGTGGACCACAGGCCCCGGGCCATCGCCATCATGGGAGTCAcacaggaagagaaggaggagctgCTGCCTCACTTTGTG AAATTTGGTGAGATACAGGAGCTTCATGATCAGGATGCCACCAGCGTTGTCATAACGTTCAAGACCCGGAGTGAAGCAGAGAAT GCTGCAAACCAAGGAGCAAAGTTCAAAGGTCGCGTTCTACAGATTTCATGGCACAAGCCGAAGACTCCATCCATGTCCACAGAACCTGAAGAGGAGTCGTTGAAGGACGAGGCCAATAAG GAGGAAGTCAGCCCCTACCTGCTTATGGAGGAAGACGACGACGAGGATGACGAGTACGAGAGTCGTTCATGGAGGCGATGA
- the LOC112258131 gene encoding RNA-binding protein 27-like isoform X4 — MIIENVEALKSWLAKLLEPICDADPSALANYVVALVKKDKTEKELKALCADQLDVFLQKETTGFVDKLFECLTTKNYLGNPLAKEVPKEDTKLPVLKQEAVEVENVEEDRGDNRRRRSPLRNRSDFNESRGRDDRRRDDRKRRDMDRHGKSTDSHRDRHDRRGGNSRGRSYSRSRSRSRSGSRDMSRDKEHSRGRDYRSKFEVERKEPESFNSTSGSLGTQQQQQHQHPPPLLPTPQQHPFPSSAGQAVPSSVTVVAPAHLPDSTTESWSNYYSNHREGKLFNKSTSVKHRCRDYDEKGFCVRGDLCPFDHGNDPLIVDDVTLPAMIPFPPPGMPPPARMAMPPMTEPPPAIRMPMPPHGQPPPPGIFPMPPPGPPLIPASGIDTPNNSGASSASSLGLPGVGPPPPLPPPPPSPSVSLHPQYSQSEYNYDPEAYNPESPGITAASRPQYRQFIPRIQTQRPNLIGLTSGDGQGSRANIVIQTEPAVASVPSSVSRYSSTEQESRKRPLGPTEGQLPKKLWMDKSNYQANNQLNFPNNKPQHGGFPKKNHYVNTKLEVRKIPRDLNNITKLNEHFSKFGTIVNIQVVFGGDPEAALIQYTANEEARRAISSIEAVLNNRFIRVYWHREANTQQQGQSMGQGQGDGLSQSSAMGQQQPNVHKQVIKQHSPGAYVLNNKTVPKHCHSVGAVAGGKLDSLHPSTDTATALLASSGVLQKGPYMSTVLKATSKSLGKTAKALEELEVLKKKQETLKLQQDMRKKKQEMLEKQIECQKALINRLEKNRATLKPEERANLMKTLKDLTDKISQLQNEMNPASHSTAQSKTKIDKQKELLDAELDFHKKMSSGEDTTDLKQKLGQLQVEATWLGLIPTGRGKVDDPVGVRGRGRGRGRGRGRGHRGGGRGGGNHMVVDHRPRAIAIMGVTQEEKEELLPHFVKFGEIQELHDQDATSVVITFKTRSEAENAANQGAKFKGRVLQISWHKPKTPSMSTEPEEESLKDEANKEEVSPYLLMEEDDDEDDEYESRSWRR, encoded by the exons AAACCACTGGATTTGTTGATAAGCTCTTTGAATGTTTGACCACCAAAAACTACTTGGGTAATCCACTTGCTAAGGAAGTTCCCAAAGAGGACACCAAACTCCCTGTACTAAAACAGGAGGCTGTGGAG GTTGAAAATGTAGAAGAGGATAGGGGGGATAACAGGAGGAGAAGAAGTCCACTGAGAAACCGCTCTGACTTCAACGAGTCAAG GGGCCGTGATGACCGCAGACGAGACGACCGCAAGCGGCGTGACATGGACCGTCACGGTAAAAGCACAGATTCCCACCGCGATAGACATGACCGGCGCGGAGGCAACTCTCGTGGGCGCAGCTACAGCCGCAGCAGGAGCCGCAGCCGAAGTGGGAGCCGAGACATGAGCAGGGACAAGGagcacagcagagggagag ATTACAGGTCAAAGTTTGAAGTGGAGAGGAAGGAGCCTGAGAGTTTCAACTCCACCTCTGGGTCCCTGGGTacccaacaacagcagcaacaccAGCATCCGCCACCTCTCCTGCCAACCCCCCAGCAGCACCCGTTCCCCTCCTCTGCTGGCCAAGCTGTCCCCAGCTCTGTTACCGTGGTAGCGCCCGCTCACCTGCCTGACAGCACCACGGAGAGCTGGTCTAATTACTACTCCAATCACAGGGAGGGCAAGTTGTTCAACAAGAGCACTTCAGTCAAGCACCGCTGTCGCGACTACGACG AGAAAGGTTTCTGTGTGCGTGGTGACCTCTGTCCCTTTGACCACGGCAATGATCCTCTGATTGTGGACGACGTCACGCTGCCCGCTATGATCCCGTTTCCCCCACCTGGAATGCCACCGCCGGCCCGGATGGCCATGCCACCCATGACCGAGCCGCCCCCTGCAATCAGGATGCCCATGCCCCCCCACGGCCAGCCGCCCCCACCGGGCATCTTCCCTATGCCTCCTCCTG GGCCCCCATTAATACCAGCAAGTGGGATAGATACTCCCAACAACTCAGGAGCGAGTTCTGCCTCCTCTCTGGGACTGCCTGGAGTGggacctccacctcctcttcctccaccacctccatctccttcagtctctctacACCCCCAATATTCTCAGTCAGAAT ATAATTATGACCCAGAGGCCTACAACCCAGAGTCTCCAGGCATCACTGCAGCCAGCCGGCCCCAGTACAGGCAGTTCATCCCCCGCATCCAGACCCAGAGACCCAACCTGATTGGCCTCACTTCTGGAGATGGCCAGGGATCCAGAG CTAACATAGTGATCCAGACAGAGCCGGCAGTGGCCAGTGTTCCCAGCAGTGTGTCCCGCTACAGCAGCACCGAGCAGGAGAGCAGGAAGAGGCCCCTGGGGCCCACAGAGGGCCAGCTGCCCAAAAAACTCTGGATGGACaa GTCAAACTACCAGGCCAACAACCAACTCAACTTCCCCAACAACAAGCCCCAACACGGGGGCTTCCCCAAGAAGAATCACTATGTGAACACTAAGCTGGAAGTTCGCAAAATCCCCCGAGATCTCAACAACATCACCAAATTGAATGAACACTTCAGCAAGTTTGGTACCATCGTGAATATTCAG GTGGTGTTTGGTGGTGACCCAGAGGCAGCTCTGATCCAGTACACAGCCAATGAAGAGGCACGGCGGGCCATCTCCAGCATTGAGGCGGTGCTCAACAACCGCTTCATCCGTGTGTACTGGCACAGAGAGGCCAACACCCAGCAGCAGGGACAGAGcatgggtcagggtcagggggaCGGACTGAGCCAGAGCTCTGCCATGGGGCAACAGCAACCCAACGTCCACAAG CAGGTGATAAAGCAGCACAGTCCCGGGGCCTATGTGCTGAATAATAAGACGGTGCCCAAACATTGCCACAGTGTTGGGGCTGTGGCCGGGGGCAAACTGGACTCCCTGCACCCCAGCACGGACACTGCAACA GCACTCCTCGCCTCCTCTGGGGTCCTTCAGAAGGGACCCTACATGTCCACAGTCCTCAAGGCAACATCCAAGTCACTTGGTAAAACTGCCAAAGCACTTGAAGAACtggaggtcttgaaaaagaagcaG GAGACATTGAAGTTGCAACAGGACATGaggaaaaaaaaacaggagaTGCTTGAGAAACAGATTGAATGCCAGAAG GCTCTAATAAACAGACTTGAAAAGAACCGGGCCACATTGAAGCCAGAGGAGAGGGCCAACCTTATGAAGACTCTGAAGGATCTGACCGACAAGATCTCCCAGCTCCAGAACGAGATGAACCCAGCCTCCCACTCAACGGCCCAGTCCAAGACCAAGATAGAT AAACAAAAGGAGCTTCTGGATGCAGAGCTTGATTTCCACAAGAAGATGAGTTCTGGAGAGGACACGACAGACCTGAAGCAGAAACTGGGTCAGCTACAGGTTGAG GCCACGTGGTTGGGCTTGATACCGACCGGGCGGGGAAAGGTGGACGATCCAGTAGGCGTCAGGGGCAGGGGCCGAGGCCGAGGAAGGGGCAGGGGACGGggacacagaggaggaggaagaggagggggcaaTCACATGGTGGTGGACCACAGGCCCCGGGCCATCGCCATCATGGGAGTCAcacaggaagagaaggaggagctgCTGCCTCACTTTGTG AAATTTGGTGAGATACAGGAGCTTCATGATCAGGATGCCACCAGCGTTGTCATAACGTTCAAGACCCGGAGTGAAGCAGAGAAT GCTGCAAACCAAGGAGCAAAGTTCAAAGGTCGCGTTCTACAGATTTCATGGCACAAGCCGAAGACTCCATCCATGTCCACAGAACCTGAAGAGGAGTCGTTGAAGGACGAGGCCAATAAG GAGGAAGTCAGCCCCTACCTGCTTATGGAGGAAGACGACGACGAGGATGACGAGTACGAGAGTCGTTCATGGAGGCGATGA